TGTCTTCTGGTCCTGCGGCAGGTGCTCCGAGGCAGGTGTGGGGCTTGGAAGCTGGGAGGCACCCATTCCACAGGGTATGGGCAGGGCATGAGTCATGCGGGGAGAGGAATCggcctctccctctctgcccccaggCCCTTCTGACCTCTGCAGCTTCGCCGTCCAGCCCCCACCGCCCCCCAGCATTCCCCTCCCCTTCAGAAGCCACTTAGGCCGCTCTAGCCATTAGTGGGCCCAAGAGAGCTGCAGTGGGGACGACACAGTCAAGGCATGGAGGCAGATGAAGGGCGCAGTGGAAGGTGACGATAGAGGCGTTTGTGGCTGGCAGGCTCTAGCATTTCCCAGCATGTGCATGAGCAAGGGGCAGTGGGAATCTCAGCCAGATTAAGGGCAGCATATGCGGTGCTTTATGCAGAAGAGAGTCTGGGTGATGAAGAACAGGCTGGGGGTGTTGGGTTTCTATGACGCATGGGTATCTAACATACAATGATCTTAGCCTGAACCTTCTCCTGGAAGAGGTGGACAACCAGTTGGATGTATCGCTTTCTGCTGTTGATGGGGTCAAGGGCCGGGAGAAGAGAGGTCTCTATGGTTTACAtggtttaaaaaagaaggaatggTTGAGTTATACTGACTGGGTTCCAGTTCACAGAGAGCATCCCGACAGATGGCTCAAAACACAGGACCAGACAAAAAGTGGGTCCCATTTTCAACTCTGGTGCACGTCCTGAATGTTTCATTGCGTCTGCAAAGTGGGGGCTGAACTAGGTGAGTACATCGTAAGGAGACGGGCAAGAGCCATCCATGCTCTGGGCTgaggagcctggcctgggtgaGGAGGGGCAGTGGtcatgcccagttaaatttggaAATGCATGGGACCCCTTCTACTCAAGATAGCCATCCTTAATGGGATGTTCGAATTTAACTGGGCTTCCAGTGTTTTCATTTGCTGAATCTGGTAATCCTAGCAGTGTAGTCTGAGAGCATGCACTTCAAAGGGACTGGGTATTTTTCAGGGAGGATTGAGGGAGAATGATGTGGAAGCCACTGTGAGAAGCAAGGAGGTCACCTATGCCACCTCCGGGCCCTGTGCTCCAAGGAGGGTGGACAAGAATAGCCCTGCTGGAAAGGGCTCAGAGGATGCAGTATCCGGGGGTGGGTGTGGGGAAGTCCTGCTTCCGTGACAGCATGCAAGGGAGGTGCAGAAAGGAGTTTTCAGGAATGTTGGCGGGTGGCAAGGCTGGGGGGCCAGTCTGTGGCAGGACACGGGGCTCTCAGCAACAGGATGCTGAGCTCTGTTGGGCTTCTCCAAAATGAGACTGGGAGGCTGTCCCATCTGGAGGATGCATGGAGTTCACTTCAGTTCAAGGAGGAGACCTATTCCTCCCCTGCAGCCTCAGGAGGGTGCCTACTCAAGACAGTGGCTACCAAATGTTGACAGGCTTCCACTGAATGTCATTGCCCTGCCCAGTGGCCTACTATGAAACCTTATTGCTCATCACACACCTAAACCCTTTGCCCCACTGAGTAGCCTTGCCAGCCTTACTGAAAATCAATGATCACACATGGATGTGTTTATTTCTGCgctctcaattctatgccattgaTTTATATGCCTAGATTTGTggcagtaccacactgtcttgactGCCATAGCCtcatagtaagttttgaaattgggaagtgcgagtcctccaactttgttgtttgtttccaaGATTGTTTTGGTTTCAGAGTCCCTTGCAATCCCATAGGAATTTGGGGtctgcttttccatttctgcaaaggGCTGTTGGGATTTTGAGAGGGATTGCATGGAATAAGTAGGTATATTGGGGGAGTATTTTCATCTCCCTAAACAATAACAATTTTATATTATAGCAACATTAcatcttccaatccatggacaCAGTATGGCTTTCCATTCGTTtaggtcttttatttctttcaatagtgttttgtggttttcaatGTACATCTCCTTGGCTAAATTTATTCCTgagtattttgttctctttaagGCTATCGTAAATAGgagtgttttcttaatttcctcttCAAATTGTTCATAATGTGTGGAAATGCAAATGGATCTTGCATATTGATCTGGTATCCTATAACTTTGCTGACTTTGTCATTAGCTCTGATGGCTTTGTTTGGTGGATTCTTTAGGagtttctatatataagatcatgccaTCTATGAGTCTAGgtcattctatttcttcttttccaaattggatgtcttttgtttctttttcttttcttttttcttgtttttttgttttgttttgttttgtttttgtttttttgcctaaTTGCTTTGGCTACAACTTCAAGTAAACTGTTGactagaagtggtgaaagtgaacATCTTGTCTTGGTCATGACCTCAGGgagaaagcttttattttttcaccatCGAGCGTGATTTTAGCTGTGGATTTTTCATGAATGACCCTTTTCATGTTTAGGAAATTCCCTTCTTATTTTTCTGAGAGTCTTTATCATGAAAGAGTGTTTGATTTTCTCAGATGCTTTTTCCACATCAtttgagataatcacatggtttgtttccttcattttattaatgtggtgtattacattgtCTAATTTTCGTGTTGGACCACCCTCACACTGATCTTACTTgcaataaatctcacttggtcatggtgcaTAACCCTGTTAGTATGCTGCCAAATTTTGTTtgctactactttttttttctttggagatggCATTtaactccatcacccaggctggactgcagtggtaccgtcatagcttactgcagtcttaaactcctgggctcaagagatccccctgcctcagcctcctgtatttGCTGgcatttttttgaggatttttaaactttgttttcataAGGGTTATTGTCTGTAGTTTTCCTATGgtgtctttttcttcctttagtgTCGTggtaatgttggcctcatagaaggAGTTGGGAAGACTCccctcctcttttattttttggaagagtttgagaaggagttatgttaattcttctttaaaggtGTGGTAAAGTTTACTGGTGAAGCCACTTGGTGCTGGGCTTTTATTTGTTCTGAGATTTTTGATAACAAAAccaatctctttacttgttataggtCTATAGAGAATTTCTCTTTGTTTATGAGCCTGTTTGTTAGTTGTGTGCTTCTAATAATTTGTCTATTTCCTCTAGATTCATTCTTAATGTAAAATTGCTCATGATATACtcttagagtctttttttttatacCTGTAAGGTAAGTAGTAATGTCCttgctttcatttctgatttagaaatttgggtcttctctttgtttttactATAGAAGTGGTATTACTTCTATGTTCCTGTATTGTAAAGAGGGAGCAGCTTAGTAGGCTCCCATATGTACCTTTCTAGGTAATGTTGCCTGAACCAACATGAAGATGATGCAACATCCAAAGTACATCATTGACAACTAGGTCCTGAGGGAAACAAACTTGGGATGGGTCCAAAGAACTACCGGATCCCCGATTAGAAGAACTTTAGACAGAACTGCATTATTTATGTTGGTAAATAGCTACAGGTTTTCTGGGAGAATGTGTGGCTGAGTGTTTCTGACCTCCACTTCCATCAATAAGCTCTGGGCCTATGAACTGACAGATCTGGACCCTTGGTTGGGGGACCACGGTTTTCCACTGCAGCTGCTAACATCAGCCTTCTGCTTGCCAGCTCAAGTTagtcttttaataaaaatcaagTAATAGTCCAGTCAGCTGTCCCTACATGCAGACCCTTAGATACTGCAATCTGTAATGTTGCCACAGGTCCCTGTGCATCAAATGAGCCTGAGCCCACCCTGATTGTGCTGCCCAGTACGACAATGGTGCCCACCTGAGCCCTGATAATTTTGTGTCACCGTCTGGACCCTGCCGTTTGAGAATCCTCTCATTGCCTGCCAGTTCCATGGCGGCGTCGCTTGCTTCCAACCATTGTTTTGAGAGGATTCAAAGCAGAGGTTCTCAAAGATGCCGGGGCCACCCCACTAGCAAATTCCTCATTTTAGAGTGTCTTCTCAGCCCTCGAAGGGGACAACATTCACAGGTAGGGCCACTGGTCTCACATAATGAATCACATCTAATACTGCTCTCCGCTCAACCCTTTCACCAATTGGTCAATATTCTGCCAAGGCAGTTCCCATAACTCCATGTCATTTACTGTAGGCTGTTGTCCAAACGTGAAGCTGCCAACCCAGCAGGATCTGAGGCCAGCCCCAAGACAGGGAACCCCACCTTATAGCTCCGTGCTCCCATGTAAATACACTCTCCCCTATATTGAACTGTATTCTGTCTGCTGTCTTGCTGGTTCCGCATGCCCAAAACCCATTCCCACCTATGCTGTCCCAGGTCATGCCAAGGCGAACTAGTCAGCTTCTGCAGCTTATCTGAATATGAGGTATTTCCCACCCAAACAGAAACCGTATTTCTCTTCTGTGCTGTGATCTTTCCTATTCAAACTTTGTGCTTGTCAGAGCGGTGAAAGTTAGCGGGATGGATGTCAGGTAagacaagcaatttttttttcttagagactgggccttgctctgtctcccaggctggagtgcgaggGTGccatcatacctcactgcagcctcaacctcctgagctcaaggaatcctcccacctcagccttccgagtagctgggactataggcacataccaccaggcctgtgtagtttttaaatgtttattattgtagagacagagtctcactatgttgcccagtctggtctccaactcctagacccaagcgatgctcctgcttcggcctctcaatgtgctggaattacaggctcgaAGGCAACTTCTTTTACAGCAGCTCCCTTGGATGAGGTCTTTACAGAGCCTCCATGAATAAGGGGATTGCTCCCCAATTAGCAAGGGTTAGGTTGGTTGCTAATGCCAGGGTGAGGGTTCAGGAGATTCTAGGTATTCAGAATTCTCCTGGTCGTCACCCTTACAAATCTGAGGGTTCTCCTCTTTCCCCATCAGTTGCTTACTTGGATATAGAGACCTACGAATGTGGTGTGAGCCGTCTGTGTGTGTGCAGCTCTGCCAAGCAACAGTTACGATCAGGGCCTGATGTGCAGCAGTCTGCCTTCTGACTGGAGAAGAGGAGGTCACCTTAACCTAGCGGGTCAGGGTGGGTGACAGGCTGGGCTCTGTCATCAAACACACAGGCACCTGTGATGGAGATCCAGCTCAGGGCAATCATGGAGGGGCCGCAGCATCCGCTCAGGCTGGAAAGGATCTCAGAGTCTATATATCCCTCAACCCACCCACATGCCCCGGATGCCTTTCAGTGACCCTGATTCAAGGAGGAGGAGAATAGATGCATGTCCGAGGCATGTCTGCCTCTCTTCAGTGGATGCCCCAGGTGTCAGTGACATCCAAGAGAGACCAGGTCTCCTCCCTTCACCCCAAGCCAACAGGCATCTATGACCTCACATAGTTGGGTGAACCTGGGGCTGCGCTCTCAAAAACAGGCCATTGGCCCATGACACTGGTGAGAATTTCTCACCGACAGGAGGAAGCAGTGCATCCTTGTTACCTTAAAGATTAGGTTGTCACCTGAGTCACCACGTTCCCATCTGCTTCTATGTCACCTGAAGTCGGTCTTCAGAGCAGAGCCTTCAACCACACCTCACTTGCTCTCCCGACCTAGCATAAGgtcaggaatgaatgaatggggtaGTAAAGTAATACTAGAACCTAGAGATAAACATGGCTCCACGAGAAAGCTGAACTCAGGTGATATGTTGGACTCGGAGAGACAGTGTTGTGGAGTAGCTAAAGTGTGTTGTCTCGGTGTGTGAGGTCCACACAGAGCACGGAGACAGTCTGTTTCCAAATAATTGCCGGGGCCATGAGGATGTCACATGGACTGTCCAGGCAGTGTGCCCAGGAGTCTTGGTCACACTCAGGCAGAGTCTAGAGAGGGTTCCGTCGGGTCTGATGTACACACCACTTGGAAGGCTCTCTTCTAAAATTTCGTCAGAATTTCCAAGCTATTATTGCTTTGGAAGTGTGTCTATATATTTCCTAGACACTCCACCTATGGATTTGGACAATCTCAAGCATGACACAGCTGAAGTTCAAGGTGAGAGACACAGTGGTTTTAAGGTGACGCCAGACAGCTCCTCTGCCAATGTTACCCAAACACATGGCCATGTGAATGCATAACATGGTCTCATGAGAACAGGTGACTTCCTCTAAGAACTAAAAAAGGACTCAGGTTCATGTTAAGGCCTTCACGTTTATTTTAACATCAAGTTTGAAAAACAAACTGGCTTTTCCATAACATTTGTCCTCAAAAACCATCTTGTTTCAAGTTAGCCTAGCAATCTGTGGGCTTCACAAGTTAGGTCTGAATTGCATCTGTTTAATATTATTCCACCAAGGGCCGGCCCCACTTAGCAGAATGAAGGCTGCCCCTGTGACCCATTTTTCCAACTCCCAGCCCTGGCACCTCTCCTTCTCTAGCAGCCCGGAATGTCTTACCAGCCTGTGTCTAGATTGTTGGGACCTGTCGGAGCTAGCCCGTGAGTAAGTCGGAAGATGAAGCTCGGTGGCATTGAGACAAATGGCCACGTCTTGGGGGATTCTGGATCCAGAACAAGGAGCTGGCTTTCCTCCAATTTATGGGCAGGTAGATGGGCTCCTAAGCAGTTGGGCTAGCCACATAGGTGGAGAGAAGCCAGGCCAAGAAGGAGATGGCTCTAGCTGCCCTCCACAGGGGACCGACAGTTAGAGGGAGAAGATCCATCACTGTCAGTTATGAAGACAGCCTGAATCCCGTTCTAGGAAACAGTTCAGCCGTTGAAGGAGGGTGTGGAATTTCAGGGAAATGCAGAGCGACAATCTTGCATGAGGCTGACAAGACCCTCACTGCACACTGAGATTTCACTCATGCACGTACGGACTACGTGCAAGCCATTCGGTAACTTCATGTTTGGCCTGCAgtttgctttttgaaaaagtaTGGCAAGGCCGTgttaacataggagaaaatgtcTCTCTCATGGGATTCAACTCTTGGGGCTActgttcaaaaaataaacaagcataGCAGGGAAAAGGCAGGAATTATCTGAAAAAGGAATCTGATAGTTTCTATCTGCGTATCGCCAAAAGAATGAAAAGTCTCACCGATGTTTCCATAAAAATATACACCAGGCTTTAAAGATTATTGTTTAAAAGCTGATACCAGTGGCTTTTTGTGTAAAAGAATATAGGTCCTAAATGAAAGTACCAAGTCCAGTCGAAAGACACGTTATGAAAATCAATGCTCTTGTCTTTCAAACCTATCGGGACAACTACACATCCAAAGACGTTGAGGGAAACGCAAGGGTTTGCAATCGTTTAACAAAATAGCTCTTCACGAGTTTGCGATGAAGACATGGTGATGAATGTGCCACCACCACATGCGAGAGATGGGCCCCAAATGAATTCCTCACGTTCCCAAAGTCTCGAATATCCAGAACATACTTACACGCGTTGGGGAAGGGACGAGGCGTTCTCATTAATTCTAGAAAGGAGGCAGCTCCCTGCAAAGGTATGGGTGCAGGGGGGGAGCTAATTAGCTTTACGGGTGGTTGCTGGTTCCCTTCTTGCCTTCTTTAAGATATTTCTGTCAAACAGCTCTTTCTCCCGGTAATGCACAGGTGGCCCTCGCAGGTACTTCTCCTCTGCTGCCTTGTAATCCAGCCCATCAAGTGTGGCGATGGCACAAATCATGGCTTCCGGCAGAAGAACTTCCAGAACAAAACTGACTTTGTCATCCTTTATCAGAGTCAGCATGGTTTTGTCAATTTGCTTGTAGATTTCTTGTAAATGCTTGGCCACGACTTCCAACTGATCGTCATCCTCCAGGTATGTTTCAATGCAGAGCAAGTCCTTGTGTGGCTTCAGAAACGCGGTCAGCCACCTGGACTGCTTCCTGCCTTGCAAGATGTCCAGAAGGTGGGGGTCGGCCCCCTTTCTCCGCACGATGAAGTCCACCAGCTTCTGGTTGTCTCGGTCCCGAGCGGCCCTCATCCGGTCCGGGAGGATTTTCTTGCAAGGCCTCTTCCCGCCCAGGGAGGTCTCCTCCTCCCAGTCTTCCAGGTCGCCATAATTCACCTTTGGAAAGTCAATCTGCAGGTCTCCCTCTTGGATGGCTCTCCTGATTGGGTAGCTGATGTCTGCGGCATAATAGTCCAGGAAAGAGCCCCGGAAAGAACCCCGGACCAGTCCTTCTCTGTAGTGGGAAATCAGTGAGAAGCACCAGTTGACGCTTTGCTTGTAGGCCTTCTGGGCTCTCTTCAGcagtttctctttctccttacAATCCAGGTGCTTCAGCCTTCGAAGAGGAACTTGAATGCCCCGCTTTCCATGGTGCAGGTTGGCCTCAAGCAGGAGCACCCTCGCGGTCTTGTCTGTGTTGCTGACACTCTTGACCACGGCTGGCCAAAACGGATGATCTTGAAATTTGAACCAGACCATCGTTCCCCTTTCAATGGGACGTGGCTCCTGTGGAAAAGCAAGGCTGGCGGGCTGCCCATCCTGTTTACCGCCAGCCCTTTGAACGGTGGTGACGGGATTAGCAAGCTTAGCGTCACCAGGCGTCTGAGGTCCTTGAGGTCTCCTCTGAAAATCTGGACCTGGACGCTTCCTTTTTCTATTGGCAAGCCGGAGTGAAGAAGGCAGCCTGTGCTGACGGGACCCAGAGGCTGTGGCCATACCTGCCCAGCCTGGCTTCCAGGCACCCTCTCCAGGGTCCTGAATGTTCCCCGAGAAGGCAGAACATTCCGGGGATGCAGCCAGGGCCTTCTTCGGGCGGCTGTCCTGTATCTCTTCCTTCAGAGCGGGGGGCGCAGGGCTGGTGAGACCTGGAGGCAGAGATGCACCCTCCTCCGTTACTGTGGGATGCAGGGACATAAGAGTTGAGGCGTTTGcccttttcttcccccttttctcACAAACATGCCGCAAAAGTGTCAGGGAGTCCTGGCAGGCTTGGGGGCTTTGCAACACATGTGCTTGCATTCCAACTGGAGTAGGAGCAATGGCCATGAGCGCCCGTGACCTGTCCCTGCCCAGGGCACCTGGAGTAGGATCAATGGCCATGCACGCTGGTGAGCTGTCACTGCGCAGGACGCTTGGAGTAGGATCCATGGCCATATGTGTCTGTGACCTGTCACGGTGCAGGGCGCCTGGAGTAGGAGCAATGGCCGTGCGTTCTCCTGAGCTGTCACCACGCAGGGTGCCCGGAGTCTGAGAAATGGCTTTGCGTTTCTGTGACCTGGTACTGCGCAGGGCCCCTGGCATAGGTGCAATGGCTGTGTGAAATGGTGAGCTGTCACCGCGCAGAGGGCCTGGAGTAGAAGCAATAGCCTTGTATGCCTGAGAGCCGACACGGTGCAGAGCGCCTAGAATAGGAGCAACGGCCCTGCTTTCTCTTGAGCTGTCACAGTGCAGGGCGCCTGAAGTAGGAGTAATGTCCTGGTGCGCTGGTGAGCTGTCACAATGCAGGGCGCCTGAAGTAGGAGTAATGTCCTGGTGCGCTGGTGACCTGTCAGCATGCAGGGTGCTTAGAGTAGGAGCAAAGGCCATGCACGTTCGTGAGCTGTCACAGTGCAGGGTGCCTGGAGTGGGGGCAATGGCCTTGCATTTCCATGACTTCTCACCGTGCGGGGCGCCTGGAGTAGGAGCAATGGTCGTGTGCCCCTGGGAGCCGTCACCACACAGGGCTCCTGGAGTAGAAGCAATGGCCGTGTGTGCTGGTGACCTGTCACCATGCAGGGCACCTGGAGAAGGAGCGATGGCCCTGTGCGCTGATGAGCTGTCACCGCCCAGGTCACCTGGAGTAGGAGCAATGGCCTCGTGTGTCTGAGAGGTGTCACCGTGCAGGGCTCCTGGAGTAGAAGCAATGGCCGTGTGTGCTGGTGACCTGTCACCATGCAGGGCACCTGGAGAAGGAGCGATGGCCCTGTGCGCTGATGAGCTGTCACCGCCCAGGTCACCTGGAGTAGGAGCAATGGCCTCGTGTGTCTGAGAGGTGTCACCGTGCAGGGTGCCTGGAGTAGAAGCAAGGGCCGTGTTTGCTGGCGAACTGTCACCTTGCAGGGTCCCTGGAGTAGGGGCAATGGCCGTTGAGCTGTCATCACCCAGGGCGCCTGGAGTAGGAGCAATGGTCGTGTGCACCTGGGAGCCGTCACCATGCAGGGCTCCTGGAGTAGAAGCAATGGCCGTGTGTGCTGGTGACCTGTCACCATGCAGGGCACCTGGAGAAGGAGCGATGGCCCTGTGTGCTGATGAGCTGTCACCGCCCAGGTCACCTGGAGTAGGAGCAATGGCCTCGTGTGTCTGAGAGGTGTCACCGTGCAGGGTTCCTGGAGTAGAAGCAATGACCGTGTGTGCTGGTGACCTGTCACCATGCAGGGCACCTGGAGAAGGAGCGATGGCCCTGTGCACTGATGAGCTGTCACCGCCCAGGTCACCTGGAGTAGGAGCAATGGCCTCGTGTGTCTGGGAGGTGTCACCGTGCAGGGTGCCTGGAGTAGAAGCAAGGGCCGTGTTTGCTGGCGAACTGTCACCTTGCAGGGTCCCTGGAGTAGGGGCAATGGCCGTTGAGCTGTCATCACCCAGGGCGCCTGGAGTAGGAGCAATGGTCGTGTGCACCTGGGAGCCGTCACCATGCAGGGCTCCTGGAGTAGAAGCAATGGCTGTGTGTGCTGGTGACCTGTCACCATGCAGGGCACCTGGAGAAGGAGCGGTGGCCCTGTGCGCTGATGAGCTGTCACCGCCCAGGTCACCTGGAGTAGGAGCAATGGCCTCGTGTGTCTGAGAGGTGTCACCGTGCAGGGTGCCTGGAGTAGAAGCAAGGGCCGTGTGTGCTGGCGAACTGTCACCTTGCAGGGTCCCTGGAGTAGGGGCAATGGCCTTGCGTTTCCATGACTTGTCATCGCGCAGGGCACCTGGAGTAGGAGCAATGGCCTTGCGTTTCCGTGACGTGTCACCTCTCAGGGCCCCTGCAGATGGGGCAATGGCCGTGCGAGCTGTTGAGCTGTCACCGCGCATGGTGCCTGGAGTAGGAGCAATGGCCGTGTGCGCCTGAGAGCTGTCACCGTGCAGGGCACCTGGAGTAGAAGCAATGGCCATGTGTGCTGGTGACCTGTCACCATGCAGGGCGCCTGGAGAAGGAATAATGGATGTGCGCCCTGGTGAGCTGTCACGGCCCAGGGTGCCTGGAGTTGGAACAATGGCCCTGAGTGCTGGTGACCTCTCAACGTGCAGGGTGCCTGGAGTAGAAGCAATGGCCTTGCATTTCCGTGACCTGTCAGACCTGTTACCACGCAGGGCACCTGGAGTAGAAGCAATGGCCTTGCGTTTCCATGACCTGTCACCTCGCAGGGCCCCTGCAGTTGGGGCAATGGCTGTGCGCGCTGTTGAGCTGTCACCGCGCATCGTGCCTGGAGTAGGAGCAATGGCCATGTGTGCCTGAGAGCCGTCACCATGCAGGGTGCCTGGAGTAGAAGGAAAGGCCATGTGCACTGGTGGCCTGTCACCATGCAGGGCGCCTGGAGAAGGAATAATGGACGTGTGCGCTGGTGAGTTGTCACCGTGCAGGGCACCTGGAGTAGGAGCAATGGCCATATAAGTCCATGACCCGTCACCGTGCAGGGCCTCTGGAGTAGGAGCAATGGCCTTCCGTTTCTGTGACCTGCCACCACACAGGGCCCCGGGAGTAATAGCAATGGCCCTGCATTTCCTTGATTTACCGCCTAGCAGGGCGCCTGGAGTAGGTGCAATGCCCATACCCACCCATGACCTGTCCCCGCACAGTAAACATGGAGTAGGGGCAATGCTCCTGCGTGTGCGGGACCTTTCACTGCACAAGGCGCCTGGAGCAGGGGTAGTGGCCCTGCTCGCCCCTGACCTGTCACCGGGCAGGGTTCCTGGAGTAGAACCAATGGCCGTGCGTTTTCGTGACCTGTCACAGCGCAGGGTGCCTGGAGTAGGAGCAATGGCCCTGTGCACCGGTGACCTGTCACCGTGCAGGGCGCCTGCAGGAAGGGCAATGCCTGTGCCCACCCGTGACCCAACCCCGAACAGTGCGGATGGAGCAGGTGCAATGGCCCTGCCTGCCCGTGACCTGTCCCTGCGCAGGGCACCTGGAGTAGGGGCAACGCCCATGCCCACCTGTGACCCCTCCCCGCACAGTGCGCATGGAGTAGGGGCAATGGCCCTGCGCACCCGGGACCTTTCACTGCACAAAGTGCCTGGAGTGGGGGCAATGGCCCTGCTTGCCCCTGACCTGTCACTGCCCAGAGCTCCTGGAGTAGGATCAGTGGCTGTGAGTTCTCGTGACCTGTCACAGCGCAGGGCGCCTGGAGTAGGAGCAATGGGCCTGCGCACTGGTGATCTGTCACCGCGCAGGGCATCTGCAATAGGGGCAATGCCTATGCCCACCCGTGACCCTATCTCGCACAATGCGCATGTAGTAGGGACAATGGCCCTGCGTGCTCGTGAACTGTCACCACGCAAAGCACCTGGGGTGGGCGCAAGGCTGGTGTGCGCCCGTGACTTTTCACCACGCAGGGTGGCTGGAGTAGAGGCAATGGCCCTGCGGGACCGTGGCCTGTAACCTCGCAGGGCGCCTGGAGTAGGGGAAATGGCCGTGTGTGCCCGTGACCTGTAACCGCTCAGAGTGCCTGGAGTAGGGGCAATGGCCCTGCGCGTCCAAGACCTGTAACCCCGCAGGGCGCCTGGGGTAGGGGCAATGTCCGTGCGTGCCGCCGACCTGTTTCCGCCCAGGGCGCCCGGATTAGGTGCAATGGCGGTGTCTGCCGTTGACCTGTAACCGCGCCGGGCGCCTGGGTTAGGTGCAATGGCCCTGTGCGCCCATGACTTGTAACCTCGCAGGGCACCTGGAGTAGGGGCAATGGCCTTGCGCGCAGATGACGTGTTTCCCCGCAGGGTCCCTGGAGTAGAAGCAATGGCGCTGCGGGCCCGTGACCTGTCCCTGCGAAGGGCGCCTGGAGTAGGGACAATGGCCGTGCGTGCTGCTGACCTGTCTCTGCGCAGGGCACCTGGAGTAGGGGCAATGGCCTTGGACGCAGATGACCTGTTTCCCCGCAGGGTCCCTGGAGTAGAAGCAATGGCGCTGCGTGCCCGTGACCTGTCCCTGCCAAGGGCGCCTGGAGTACGGACAATGGCCGTGCGCGCTGCTGACCTGTCTCCGCGCAGGGCACCTGGAGTAGGGGCAATGGCCCTGCACGCCCATGACTTGTAACCTCGCAGGGCGCCTGGAGTAGGGGTAATGTCCTTTGGCACCCGTGACCTGACACCGTGCAGGACACCTGGAGTAAGGGCAATGGCTCTGCAAGCCCGTGACCTGTTGCTGCACAGGGAGCCTGGAGTAGGGGCAATGGCTCTGCAGGCCGGtgacctgccaccacgcctggcacctAAAGTAGGGTCAATGGCCCTGCTCGCCTGTGACCTGTCCCCGCACAGGGAGCCTGGTTTAGGGGCAATGGACCTGCATGCCTGTGACCTGCCACCGCGCTTGGCACCTCGAGCAGGGGCAATGGCCCTGTGAGCCCGTGACCTG
This genomic stretch from Pongo pygmaeus isolate AG05252 chromosome X, NHGRI_mPonPyg2-v2.0_pri, whole genome shotgun sequence harbors:
- the LOC129024865 gene encoding PWWP domain-containing DNA repair factor 4 codes for the protein MDSQYILCSWKGRLWPAKVLCTRGTSPKTKPEKAISLEVQILAVDEKIKVKSTDVKTPTKFEMEDIAASAAAQTKLGAPLREKMGYRGTLRVALEILKERTNLGGGRKPHELESTTPSQLSQKVPEKPASSVPREDDWRCKGDLRRSLGKRENPRSPTVPSESKRALRDERSQEPTAIAPTPGTLPGDRSGAPRAIAPTPGARLSGRSRARRAIAPTPSALRGYRSWAHRAIAPTPRCLYSDRSRAHRAIAPARGAKRGGRSQACRSIAPKPGSLCGDRSQASRAIDPTLGARRGGRSPACRAIAPTPGSLCSNRSRACRAIALTPGVLHGVRSRVPKDITPTPGALRGYKSWACRAIAPTPGALRGDRSAARTAIVRTPGALGRDRSRARSAIASTPGTLRGNRSSASKAIAPTPGALRRDRSAARTAIVPTPGALRRDRSRARSAIASTPGTLRGNTSSARKAIAPTPGALRGYKSWAHRAIAPNPGARRGYRSTADTAIAPNPGALGGNRSAARTDIAPTPGALRGYRSWTRRAIAPTPGTLSGYRSRAHTAISPTPGALRGYRPRSRRAIASTPATLRGEKSRAHTSLAPTPGALRGDSSRARRAIVPTTCALCEIGSRVGIGIAPIADALRGDRSPVRRPIAPTPGALRCDRSRELTATDPTPGALGSDRSGASRAIAPTPGTLCSERSRVRRAIAPTPCALCGEGSQVGMGVAPTPGALRRDRSRAGRAIAPAPSALFGVGSRVGTGIALPAGALHGDRSPVHRAIAPTPGTLRCDRSRKRTAIGSTPGTLPGDRSGASRATTPAPGALCSERSRTRRSIAPTPCLLCGDRSWVGMGIAPTPGALLGGKSRKCRAIAITPGALCGGRSQKRKAIAPTPEALHGDGSWTYMAIAPTPGALHGDNSPAHTSIIPSPGALHGDRPPVHMAFPSTPGTLHGDGSQAHMAIAPTPGTMRGDSSTARTAIAPTAGALRGDRSWKRKAIASTPGALRGNRSDRSRKCKAIASTPGTLHVERSPALRAIVPTPGTLGRDSSPGRTSIIPSPGALHGDRSPAHMAIASTPGALHGDSSQAHTAIAPTPGTMRGDSSTARTAIAPSAGALRGDTSRKRKAIAPTPGALRDDKSWKRKAIAPTPGTLQGDRTLHGDTSQTHEAIAPTPGDLGGDSSSAHRAIAPSPGALGDDSSTAIAPTPGTLQGDSSPANTALASTPGTLHGDTSQTHEAIAPTPGDLGGDSSSAHRAIAPSPGALHGDRSPAHTAIASTPGALHGDTSQTHEAIAPTPGAPHGEKSWKCKAIAPTPGTLHCDSSRTCMAFAPTLSTLHADRSPAHQDITPTSGALHCDSSRESRAVAPILGALHRVGSQAYKAIASTPGPLRGDSSPFHTAIAPMPGALRSTRSQKRKAISQTPGTLRGDSSGERTAIAPTPGALHRDRSQTHMAMDPTPSVLRSDSSPACMAIDPTPGALGRDRSRALMAIAPTPVGMQAHVLQSPQACQDSLTLLRHVCEKRGKKRANASTLMSLHPTVTEEGASLPPGLTSPAPPALKEEIQDSRPKKALAASPECSAFSGNIQDPGEGAWKPGWAGMATASGSRQHRLPSSLRLANRKRKRPGPDFQRRPQGPQTPGDAKLANPVTTVQRAGGKQDGQPASLAFPQEPRPIERGTMVWFKFQDHPFWPAVVKSVSNTDKTARVLLLEANLHHGKRGIQVPLRRLKHLDCKEKEKLLKRAQKAYKQSVNWCFSLISHYREGLVRGSFRGSFLDYYAADISYPIRRAIQEGDLQIDFPKVNYGDLEDWEEETSLGGKRPCKKILPDRMRAARDRDNQKLVDFIVRRKGADPHLLDILQGRKQSRWLTAFLKPHKDLLCIETYLEDDDQLEVVAKHLQEIYKQIDKTMLTLIKDDKVSFVLEVLLPEAMICAIATLDGLDYKAAEEKYLRGPPVHYREKELFDRNILKKARREPATTRKAN